From Merismopedia glauca CCAP 1448/3, a single genomic window includes:
- a CDS encoding c-type heme family protein gives MLNNLKLGAKFNLVLVLIFVVGVAVSGGALSQILQRNAQNEVTSKALVLLETMNSIRNYTNTEVNPELATRLETESQFLPQTVPAYSARQVFENLRTNKKEYNNFFYKEATLNPTNPRDKADEFETAIVEGFRNKTLVGETRGFRSIPGGELFYVARPLSISKESCLRCHSVPENAPKSQLATYGKDSGKNGKENGFGWQLNEIVAAQIISVPANDVFQAARNVSFLIIGIVALIFGITILLVNLLLRKSVIQPLKQISQTAKEVSTGNLEAEFQHNSNDEIGLLATAFNRMKVSLKMAMDMLNQDN, from the coding sequence ATGTTAAATAATCTTAAGCTAGGAGCCAAATTTAACTTGGTATTAGTGTTAATTTTTGTTGTGGGAGTAGCTGTAAGTGGTGGGGCACTGTCACAAATCTTACAACGGAATGCTCAAAATGAGGTGACCTCCAAAGCTTTAGTGCTTTTGGAAACAATGAATTCAATTCGTAACTACACAAATACAGAAGTGAATCCAGAACTAGCGACTAGACTAGAAACAGAATCACAGTTTTTACCGCAAACAGTTCCTGCTTATTCTGCTAGACAAGTATTTGAAAATTTGCGTACTAACAAAAAAGAATATAACAACTTTTTCTATAAAGAAGCTACCCTCAATCCTACTAATCCTAGGGATAAAGCTGATGAGTTTGAAACTGCTATTGTAGAAGGATTTCGTAATAAAACTCTTGTAGGAGAAACTCGCGGATTTCGCTCAATTCCTGGCGGGGAACTCTTTTATGTAGCCCGCCCTCTATCTATTTCTAAGGAGAGTTGTTTGCGATGTCATAGTGTACCAGAAAACGCACCTAAAAGTCAGCTTGCTACTTATGGAAAAGATAGTGGTAAGAATGGGAAAGAGAATGGTTTTGGTTGGCAATTAAATGAAATAGTTGCGGCTCAAATTATTTCGGTTCCAGCTAATGATGTTTTCCAAGCTGCAAGAAATGTTTCTTTCCTAATTATTGGCATAGTTGCCTTGATATTTGGCATAACTATTTTATTAGTTAACTTACTTTTGAGAAAAAGTGTAATTCAGCCACTAAAACAAATTTCTCAAACAGCTAAAGAGGTAAGTACTGGCAATTTGGAAGCAGAATTTCAACATAATTCTAATGATGAAATCGGTTTATTAGCTACAGCTTTTAATCGGATGAAAGTTAGTTTGAAAATGGCAATGGATATGTTGAATCAAGATAATTAG
- a CDS encoding putative bifunctional diguanylate cyclase/phosphodiesterase, with protein sequence MPKILIIDRDRENQDKILLLLASENHEVLIAENAWLGLQIAAQKLPDLIICRVNLPETDGYSILTALQAEETTAQISFILIGEIDNRQAIRQGMDLGADDFLVTPISEAEILASVTTRLRKKQAIQDYYSTAISQAQITLNTLLNYDCITELPNQKLLSDRLYKILNSTTQTYTFISLICIGLDRFSRINSNMGYNFGDVLLKKVAERLQTCLGSGDLISRLSMDRFALGIVSLTEKNDLANLAKLVLGIISQPFLIEGYEIFITASIGMAMYPDDANSINQLIQQADTALYHAKLFGGNNYQFYHPDMKIISCNPSALEADLKQALERQELEVYYHPQIELSTGKIIGSEALVRWHHPQEGSISPATFVPIAEANGSIVQIGEWVLRKACLETKALQERGFADLQVSVNISGYQFNQPDLAQNIQNILIETGFNPQSLELELTESIVIHNLKTATVIFQDLKALGIQVAIDDFGTGYSSLGYLQQLPFDKLKIDRSFVQNIHQHEKTATIAKSIIQMAHNLNLKVVCEGIETLEQEKFILENKCDFMQGYILSGPLAIQDWENFLLERRDK encoded by the coding sequence ATGCCAAAGATTTTAATCATCGATCGTGACAGAGAAAACCAAGATAAAATCTTGCTGCTGCTAGCATCTGAAAATCATGAGGTTCTCATAGCAGAAAATGCTTGGTTGGGATTGCAAATAGCAGCACAAAAACTCCCAGATTTAATTATTTGTAGGGTCAATTTACCAGAGACAGATGGTTATTCTATTTTAACAGCCCTACAAGCAGAGGAAACTACTGCCCAAATCAGCTTTATTTTAATAGGAGAAATAGATAATCGACAAGCAATACGTCAAGGAATGGACTTGGGTGCGGATGATTTTTTGGTTACACCTATTTCTGAGGCAGAGATCTTAGCTTCAGTAACTACTAGACTCAGGAAAAAACAAGCTATTCAAGATTATTATAGTACGGCTATTAGTCAAGCTCAAATTACTCTCAATACTTTACTTAATTATGATTGTATTACTGAGTTACCCAATCAAAAGTTATTGAGCGATCGCTTATATAAAATTTTAAATTCGACTACTCAAACTTATACTTTTATCTCACTGATCTGTATTGGTTTAGATCGGTTTAGTCGCATCAATAGCAACATGGGATATAACTTTGGGGATGTTCTTCTCAAAAAAGTTGCAGAACGTCTGCAAACCTGTCTAGGTTCTGGAGACTTAATTAGTAGATTAAGTATGGATCGGTTTGCTTTAGGGATAGTGAGTTTAACCGAAAAAAACGATCTAGCCAACCTAGCTAAACTAGTTTTAGGAATTATTTCCCAACCCTTTTTAATAGAAGGATATGAAATATTTATTACAGCTAGTATCGGGATGGCTATGTACCCTGATGATGCCAATAGCATTAATCAATTAATTCAGCAAGCAGATACAGCTTTATACCATGCCAAACTATTTGGAGGTAATAATTACCAGTTTTATCATCCAGATATGAAGATAATTTCTTGTAATCCTTCAGCGTTGGAAGCCGATTTAAAACAAGCTTTAGAAAGACAAGAATTGGAAGTTTACTACCATCCTCAAATAGAGTTATCTACCGGAAAAATCATTGGTTCAGAAGCTTTGGTTCGTTGGCATCACCCTCAAGAAGGTTCAATTTCTCCAGCCACTTTTGTACCCATTGCTGAAGCTAATGGTTCTATTGTACAAATTGGTGAATGGGTTCTCCGTAAAGCTTGCCTTGAAACTAAAGCCTTGCAAGAAAGAGGCTTTGCAGATTTACAAGTGTCTGTGAATATCTCTGGCTATCAATTTAATCAACCAGATTTAGCTCAAAATATCCAAAACATTTTAATAGAAACTGGTTTTAATCCTCAAAGTTTAGAACTAGAGTTGACTGAAAGTATTGTAATTCATAATCTGAAAACAGCTACAGTAATATTTCAAGACTTAAAAGCTTTAGGAATTCAAGTTGCGATCGATGATTTTGGCACTGGTTATTCATCATTAGGATATTTGCAACAACTACCATTTGACAAACTCAAGATAGATAGAAGTTTCGTCCAAAATATTCATCAACATGAAAAAACAGCCACCATTGCTAAATCAATTATTCAAATGGCTCATAATTTGAATTTAAAAGTTGTGTGTGAAGGTATCGAAACTTTAGAACAAGAAAAATTTATTCTAGAAAATAAATGTGATTTTATGCAAGGCTATATCTTGAGTGGTCCTTTAGCTATTCAAGATTGGGAAAACTTTTTGCTGGAAAGACGTGACAAATAA
- a CDS encoding phosphate/phosphite/phosphonate ABC transporter substrate-binding protein, protein MISRRLFLLELLVLLASCQDQTSSVSGKLIVGLVSYGDGISSISELENFKNYLSEQLKTIIELEPAFNEIKAIEQIQKQVWALVFAPPGLAAIAISKSGYLPLFPLEGISNLRSVIVVLDNSPIRQLKDLSGKVISLGENGSATGYYLPIYNLYGTTLAEVRIASTPKTVLESIAKQEVVAGALSKAEFERYRSDFPETKFRILYIDPHNIPSGAILVSPQIERNQLEQIRQVMKAASPDIAQSAGYITNGNVPDYKYMIQVVERVMPIAQKISQKPAPLY, encoded by the coding sequence GTGATTTCGCGTCGTTTATTTTTACTAGAGTTGCTTGTTTTACTGGCTTCATGTCAAGACCAAACTAGTTCTGTAAGTGGAAAACTCATAGTAGGTTTGGTAAGTTATGGAGATGGAATTAGCTCTATAAGTGAGTTAGAAAACTTTAAAAACTATTTATCCGAGCAATTAAAGACAATTATTGAGCTAGAGCCAGCCTTTAATGAAATTAAAGCCATAGAGCAGATCCAAAAGCAAGTTTGGGCATTAGTTTTTGCTCCTCCTGGATTAGCCGCGATCGCTATTTCTAAATCAGGCTATTTACCTCTTTTTCCCCTAGAAGGAATTAGCAATTTACGTTCGGTAATTGTGGTGTTAGATAACAGCCCAATTCGCCAACTAAAAGATCTATCTGGTAAAGTAATATCCTTGGGTGAAAATGGCTCAGCTACAGGGTATTATTTACCAATTTATAACCTTTATGGAACCACCTTAGCGGAAGTCAGAATTGCCTCTACACCCAAAACAGTTCTAGAGTCGATCGCCAAACAAGAAGTAGTGGCTGGAGCCTTATCTAAAGCAGAATTTGAACGCTATAGATCTGATTTTCCTGAAACAAAATTTCGTATTTTGTACATCGATCCTCACAATATTCCATCGGGAGCAATTTTAGTCTCTCCCCAAATAGAACGCAATCAATTAGAACAAATCCGCCAAGTCATGAAAGCTGCATCCCCAGACATAGCTCAATCGGCTGGGTATATTACTAATGGGAACGTCCCTGATTATAAGTATATGATTCAAGTTGTGGAAAGAGTCATGCCGATCGCTCAAAAAATTTCCCAGAAACCAGCACCTTTATATTAA
- the clpS gene encoding ATP-dependent Clp protease adapter ClpS produces the protein MATAPTVAPNRSTQVVRKHYPNYKVIVLNDDFNTFEHVSKCLTKYIPGMTSDLAWELTNQIHFEGQAIVWTGPQEQAELYHQQLRREGLTMAPLEAA, from the coding sequence ATGGCAACTGCACCAACCGTAGCTCCCAACCGTTCTACTCAAGTTGTTCGCAAACATTACCCAAATTATAAAGTCATTGTTCTCAATGATGACTTTAATACTTTTGAACACGTATCTAAGTGTTTAACCAAGTATATTCCTGGGATGACTAGCGATCTAGCTTGGGAATTGACCAATCAGATTCATTTTGAAGGTCAAGCAATCGTTTGGACAGGTCCTCAAGAACAAGCCGAACTCTATCACCAACAATTACGCCGCGAAGGGTTAACTATGGCTCCTTTGGAGGCTGCATGA
- a CDS encoding carbohydrate ABC transporter permease, which produces MEFFSLTLYRKKSCCKIGLYILLLGYAIATLFPFLWAMSSSFKTLSEIVSGNSGLIPQHFTWDNYKKIIWEEPLFLRWLFNSIFVASWVTGLNLICNSLAGYALARVSFVGNKFLFWIVLAILMIPGQITLIPSYLILKNLGWLNTYQGLIIPNGVNATFIFMMRQFFINFPTELEEAASLDGLGVWETFWKIVLPLAKPALAAQTIFIFMGSWNNFLMPLVVVSQPDLFTLPLGLNTFRGEYISYWNYIMAASIVFTLPVLSIYAVFNRYFIEGVKFTGSK; this is translated from the coding sequence ATGGAGTTTTTCTCCCTCACATTATATCGAAAGAAATCTTGCTGCAAAATCGGACTATATATATTGCTATTAGGATATGCGATCGCGACTCTATTTCCTTTTTTGTGGGCGATGTCATCTTCTTTTAAAACCCTATCCGAAATAGTTAGTGGTAATTCTGGTTTAATCCCCCAACATTTTACTTGGGATAACTATAAAAAAATTATTTGGGAAGAACCTTTGTTTTTACGCTGGTTATTTAATAGTATTTTTGTGGCTAGTTGGGTAACTGGATTAAATTTGATCTGTAATTCTTTGGCTGGTTATGCTTTGGCAAGAGTTTCTTTTGTGGGCAATAAATTCTTGTTTTGGATAGTTTTGGCAATCTTAATGATTCCAGGGCAAATTACTTTAATTCCTAGTTATTTAATCTTAAAAAACTTGGGTTGGCTGAATACTTATCAAGGATTAATCATTCCTAATGGAGTCAATGCTACTTTTATTTTTATGATGCGTCAGTTTTTTATTAATTTTCCTACGGAATTAGAAGAAGCAGCTTCTTTAGATGGTTTGGGTGTTTGGGAAACATTTTGGAAAATTGTTTTACCTCTCGCTAAACCCGCTTTAGCAGCACAAACTATCTTTATCTTTATGGGTTCTTGGAACAACTTTTTGATGCCTCTAGTCGTGGTTTCACAACCAGATTTATTTACCTTACCATTAGGATTAAATACTTTTAGAGGAGAATATATTAGCTACTGGAATTATATTATGGCAGCCTCTATAGTCTTTACTTTGCCAGTATTAAGTATTTATGCAGTGTTTAACCGTTACTTTATTGAAGGAGTCAAGTTTACAGGTAGTAAATAA
- a CDS encoding NAD-dependent malic enzyme — MANLTPNSAYSIKIRLELPNQPGMLAKTLEAIAKVGGNVGEIDLIEQTTQTSIRELVVDAASTAHATEIIAAIQELAEFKLISHSDRTFDLHKRGKISIESRISVQNRADLSMAYTPGVGRVCQAIHEDPQQVYQLTIKGNTVAVVTDGSAVLGLGNLGAEAALPVMEGKALLFKEFAGVDAFPICLTTQDTEEIINTVVNIAPVFGGINLEDISAPRCFEIEARLREILNIPVFHDDQHGTAIVTLAALINALQVVNKSIESVKIVFNGAGAAGIAVAKLLQQAGVSNIWMCDSKGIISSDRTDLTPAKQAFAISTSGKLADAMVDADVFIGLSGPGLVTPEMVRSMATDRILFAMANPTPEIQPELVKDDVAVMATGRSDYPNQINNVLAFPGVFRGALDSRAPQITDIMCLAAAKAIASLIPTAELTPENIVPSVFDKRVATVVAEAVKQVVDNR, encoded by the coding sequence ATGGCAAATCTTACCCCCAACTCAGCTTACAGTATCAAAATTAGATTAGAACTTCCCAATCAGCCAGGAATGTTAGCGAAAACCTTAGAGGCGATCGCCAAAGTAGGGGGAAATGTTGGCGAAATCGATTTAATCGAACAAACTACCCAAACATCTATTCGAGAGTTAGTCGTAGACGCTGCTAGTACCGCACACGCCACCGAAATTATAGCCGCCATTCAAGAGTTAGCAGAATTTAAATTAATCAGTCACAGCGATCGCACCTTCGATCTGCACAAACGCGGAAAAATCAGCATCGAAAGCCGCATCTCCGTGCAGAATCGTGCAGACTTATCAATGGCGTATACTCCAGGTGTCGGGAGAGTCTGTCAAGCAATTCATGAAGATCCGCAGCAGGTGTATCAACTCACCATCAAAGGAAATACGGTAGCTGTAGTTACAGACGGTAGTGCCGTTCTAGGATTAGGAAATCTAGGTGCAGAGGCAGCATTGCCAGTAATGGAAGGAAAAGCCCTTTTATTTAAAGAATTTGCAGGAGTTGATGCCTTTCCCATCTGTTTGACAACTCAAGACACCGAAGAAATTATCAACACAGTCGTCAATATCGCTCCAGTTTTCGGCGGAATCAACCTAGAAGATATCAGCGCGCCTCGTTGCTTTGAAATTGAAGCCAGATTGCGAGAAATATTAAATATACCAGTTTTTCACGACGATCAACACGGTACGGCGATCGTGACTCTCGCTGCCTTAATTAATGCCTTACAGGTAGTCAATAAATCGATAGAATCTGTCAAAATAGTTTTTAATGGGGCAGGAGCCGCCGGAATTGCCGTTGCCAAGCTGTTACAGCAAGCCGGAGTCAGTAATATTTGGATGTGCGACTCTAAAGGGATTATTTCTAGCGATCGCACCGACTTAACTCCAGCTAAGCAAGCTTTTGCTATCTCTACCTCTGGAAAACTAGCCGACGCGATGGTAGACGCTGATGTATTTATCGGTTTGAGTGGCCCTGGCTTAGTCACTCCAGAAATGGTACGCTCTATGGCAACAGATCGGATCTTGTTCGCGATGGCGAATCCGACTCCCGAAATCCAGCCAGAATTAGTCAAAGACGATGTAGCCGTCATGGCGACAGGAAGAAGCGATTACCCCAACCAAATCAACAACGTCTTAGCCTTTCCAGGGGTGTTTCGCGGTGCTTTAGACAGTCGCGCACCTCAAATTACTGATATTATGTGCCTAGCTGCGGCTAAAGCGATCGCCTCTTTAATCCCTACTGCTGAATTAACCCCCGAAAATATTGTCCCATCAGTCTTCGACAAACGAGTTGCCACAGTCGTTGCTGAAGCCGTTAAACAAGTGGTTGATAATAGATAA
- a CDS encoding DUF2103 domain-containing protein, with amino-acid sequence MSNSDRARLVWNHSTHIPGLIRILERLTNYQGIQTITPAVIGRARGHCPRLQIKISVPILGGYKAIARSGKTFQEVFILTTLTQVELQEAIAEAIKH; translated from the coding sequence ATGAGTAATTCAGATCGCGCTAGACTAGTCTGGAATCACTCTACTCATATCCCTGGCTTGATTCGGATTTTAGAAAGATTAACGAACTATCAAGGTATACAAACTATCACACCAGCAGTGATTGGACGGGCTAGAGGTCATTGTCCAAGGTTGCAAATCAAGATTTCTGTGCCGATTTTGGGCGGATATAAGGCTATAGCGAGATCTGGAAAAACTTTTCAGGAAGTCTTTATCTTGACTACTTTAACTCAGGTAGAACTACAAGAGGCGATCGCCGAAGCGATTAAACATTAG
- a CDS encoding peptidase: MKRLFRKYHRTLAIILMLPLLLTVITGVGYSIFDAWLQQQETAEFLLKIHTMDILHLGKIYPLLNGLGLLGLLITGFTMTGLLRSQ, from the coding sequence ATGAAGCGTTTATTTCGGAAATATCATCGCACCCTTGCCATTATCTTAATGCTACCTCTCCTGTTAACTGTTATTACTGGGGTAGGTTACAGTATTTTTGATGCATGGCTCCAGCAACAGGAAACTGCGGAATTCCTCCTCAAAATTCACACGATGGATATTCTACACTTGGGTAAAATTTATCCTCTTCTCAACGGTTTGGGATTATTGGGTTTACTGATAACGGGTTTCACAATGACGGGTTTGCTCAGAAGTCAGTAG
- a CDS encoding FAD-dependent oxidoreductase, with the protein MHIRRSLTFLSLSLFFLPSLTPPTLASPIRKIDTEVPCEILVAGGGLAGVATAYEALLAGRTVCITEITDWVGGQLSSQGVSALDERATQRTKLFYSRGYLDLRQRIEKYYQQLNPGKCWVSESCFLPKDAHQILAQMLQDVAKEGKGTLKWFPSTVIKELQTTGSGSGQQIQSVIAIEHAPAPGAPGLNVEPLSKNLEDFYRYENSGKFTKKIIRFVPPKPEKSQPTKPPADWYVVDATETGELVALAGVPYKLGIDPRTHLEPSAASDKNDPYCTQGFTYTFAMEATAEPQQHTLPSFYQQYAPYYSYELKRLASFPLVFTYRRILNITPGAETEFSNIKFTEPMPGDISMQNWTWGNDYRPGTKDDNLVLTQEQLQATGQLKPGGWKGGLRTETLRKGEEHSIGYFYWLVAGTTDSQLGDGVKQPHPNNRLLAGLDSPMGTAHGLSKYPYIREGRRIIGRPGMGYSKGFMVSEIDISRRNYRDDDYYSKNLPPDMYKRLLTSLSGLEIVKVIRGEISADSIKRRSRSTIYPDSVGIAHYAIDFHPCMTQSPPEKPGNTEKPGERRGAGQAYPFQVPLRAMIPQKVDNMLVVGKSIATSHIAAAAYRVHAFEWSSGAAAGITLDFVFQQGILPYQLVENLLRREPKLEALKKRLDSSNNPTAFPNTSLFNENWADWK; encoded by the coding sequence ATGCACATTCGGCGATCGCTCACTTTCCTTTCCTTGAGTCTATTTTTCCTCCCGTCTTTGACTCCACCAACTCTAGCTAGTCCTATCAGAAAAATCGATACAGAAGTTCCTTGTGAAATTTTGGTAGCTGGAGGTGGATTAGCTGGTGTGGCGACAGCCTACGAAGCTTTGCTGGCGGGACGTACAGTTTGCATCACCGAAATTACTGATTGGGTAGGTGGACAGCTTTCCTCTCAAGGAGTTTCCGCTTTAGACGAACGCGCCACGCAAAGGACAAAATTATTCTACTCCCGTGGCTACCTAGACTTACGCCAAAGAATTGAAAAGTACTACCAACAACTTAATCCAGGAAAATGCTGGGTAAGTGAATCTTGCTTTCTCCCCAAAGATGCTCATCAAATCTTGGCTCAGATGTTGCAAGATGTAGCAAAAGAGGGTAAAGGTACTCTCAAATGGTTTCCTTCCACCGTAATTAAGGAATTACAAACCACTGGTTCGGGTTCCGGTCAACAAATCCAAAGCGTTATCGCCATCGAACACGCACCCGCACCAGGCGCGCCAGGATTAAATGTAGAACCTTTGTCAAAAAATCTAGAAGACTTCTATCGCTACGAAAATTCAGGTAAGTTTACTAAGAAAATCATTCGTTTTGTCCCTCCTAAACCTGAAAAATCCCAGCCAACCAAACCGCCAGCCGATTGGTATGTGGTTGATGCGACAGAAACAGGAGAATTAGTAGCTTTAGCTGGAGTTCCCTACAAATTAGGCATAGATCCGCGTACTCACCTAGAACCTTCCGCCGCCAGCGATAAAAACGACCCCTACTGCACTCAAGGCTTTACCTACACCTTTGCAATGGAAGCCACTGCTGAACCTCAGCAGCACACCTTACCATCTTTCTACCAGCAATATGCACCCTACTACAGTTATGAACTGAAGCGACTAGCTAGCTTCCCCCTAGTTTTTACCTATCGTCGTATTCTCAACATAACTCCTGGCGCTGAAACTGAATTTAGCAACATCAAGTTTACCGAACCCATGCCAGGGGATATTTCTATGCAAAACTGGACTTGGGGAAATGACTATCGCCCTGGAACCAAAGACGATAATCTAGTTTTAACCCAAGAGCAACTTCAAGCTACAGGTCAACTCAAACCTGGTGGCTGGAAAGGAGGTTTGCGTACTGAAACCCTCCGTAAAGGCGAAGAACACTCTATCGGATATTTCTACTGGTTAGTCGCTGGAACTACAGATTCCCAACTAGGTGACGGGGTGAAACAACCCCACCCCAATAATCGTTTACTTGCAGGCTTAGATTCCCCAATGGGAACTGCCCACGGACTCTCTAAGTATCCCTACATCCGAGAAGGACGACGCATTATTGGTAGACCTGGAATGGGCTATTCTAAAGGGTTTATGGTGTCAGAAATCGATATTTCTCGACGGAACTATCGAGATGACGATTACTACAGCAAAAATTTGCCCCCAGATATGTACAAACGCTTATTAACCTCTTTGTCTGGGTTAGAAATAGTTAAGGTAATCAGAGGTGAGATCTCAGCAGACTCAATTAAAAGACGCTCTCGTTCGACTATATACCCTGATTCTGTAGGTATTGCTCATTATGCAATTGATTTTCACCCGTGTATGACTCAAAGTCCTCCCGAAAAACCTGGTAATACAGAAAAACCTGGAGAACGTCGGGGTGCGGGACAAGCATATCCGTTTCAAGTGCCTTTAAGAGCCATGATTCCCCAAAAAGTCGATAATATGCTGGTAGTGGGGAAAAGTATTGCCACAAGTCATATAGCTGCGGCGGCTTATCGAGTTCATGCTTTTGAATGGTCTTCAGGTGCGGCGGCGGGAATCACCTTAGATTTTGTCTTCCAACAGGGAATTTTACCCTATCAACTAGTGGAAAATTTACTCCGTCGGGAACCTAAATTAGAAGCGTTGAAAAAGCGACTGGATAGCAGCAATAATCCCACAGCTTTTCCCAATACCTCTCTATTTAACGAGAATTGGGCTGATTGGAAATAG
- a CDS encoding YebC/PmpR family DNA-binding transcriptional regulator, translated as MAGHSKWANIKRQKARVDAVKGKAFTKLSRAIIVAARSGIPDPEGNFQLRTAIEKAKIAGLPNENIERAIAKGSGKLGSDGNALEAIRYEGYGSGGVAVLIEALTDNRNRTAADLRSAFTKNNGNLGETGCVSWMFAQKGVCILTGEVEEDKLLEASVEGEAEFYESVSQADIPTVEVFTEVANLEKLSQTLQAKGLTVSETELRWLPSNTMEIQDSEQARSVLKLMDALEDLDDVQNVTANFEMTDELMSAMMA; from the coding sequence ATGGCAGGACATAGTAAGTGGGCGAATATTAAACGCCAAAAAGCCAGAGTTGACGCGGTTAAAGGCAAAGCGTTTACTAAACTATCAAGAGCAATTATAGTCGCCGCGCGCAGTGGAATTCCAGATCCAGAGGGTAACTTTCAACTCCGAACCGCGATTGAGAAAGCCAAAATTGCAGGACTACCCAACGAAAATATTGAAAGAGCGATCGCCAAAGGTTCTGGTAAGCTAGGAAGTGATGGCAATGCCCTAGAAGCAATTCGGTATGAGGGTTATGGTTCTGGAGGCGTAGCGGTGTTAATAGAAGCCCTCACAGACAATAGGAACCGTACTGCTGCTGATTTACGCAGTGCCTTTACTAAAAACAATGGAAACCTCGGAGAAACAGGTTGTGTAAGCTGGATGTTTGCTCAAAAAGGAGTTTGCATCCTGACAGGAGAAGTAGAGGAGGATAAGTTATTGGAAGCCTCAGTTGAAGGAGAAGCAGAATTTTACGAATCTGTTTCTCAAGCAGATATCCCCACAGTAGAAGTATTTACCGAAGTAGCGAACTTGGAAAAACTCAGCCAAACCCTTCAAGCCAAAGGTTTAACCGTCAGTGAGACGGAATTGCGGTGGCTACCGAGTAATACAATGGAAATCCAAGATTCGGAACAAGCGCGTAGCGTATTGAAGCTAATGGATGCATTAGAAGACTTAGATGACGTGCAAAACGTGACAGCTAACTTTGAAATGACTGACGAGTTGATGTCAGCTATGATGGCTTAG
- a CDS encoding carbohydrate ABC transporter permease produces MEKNQLFLDKKLSQSLTGYSLILPASIVLLTFAILPLFYAIFLSFHKVKILGDVEYKFIGWKNFIRVLSDERVLIALKNTVEYVIIVVPTQTLLALGLALILNANLKGKNWFRIIFFLPNITSSTVLTLIFMWIYNADGLLNNLLKFLHLPTYNWLGDPNVALKSIMLMNIWSTAPFFAIIYLAALQDIPKYLYEAASIDGVEHWEQFLYITLPALKPVTFFALVMGVIGTFQLFDQAYIFSGGSGGPNNSTLTIVMLIYQYAFKSLDIGYASALALILALVIAIATLLQRLFIQEEKFN; encoded by the coding sequence ATGGAGAAAAATCAGTTGTTTCTAGATAAAAAGTTATCTCAAAGTTTAACAGGCTATTCGTTAATTTTGCCAGCCTCGATTGTTTTGCTCACTTTTGCGATCTTACCTCTGTTTTACGCGATCTTCTTATCTTTTCACAAGGTTAAAATCTTAGGTGATGTAGAATATAAATTCATCGGCTGGAAAAACTTTATCCGCGTTTTGAGCGATGAGCGAGTATTAATTGCTTTAAAGAATACAGTTGAATATGTAATTATAGTTGTCCCCACACAAACTTTATTAGCTTTGGGTTTAGCTTTGATTCTCAATGCCAATCTGAAAGGGAAAAACTGGTTTAGAATCATTTTTTTTCTGCCTAATATTACTTCTTCCACAGTTCTGACTTTGATATTTATGTGGATTTACAATGCTGATGGTTTATTAAATAACTTGTTGAAGTTTTTACATTTACCTACTTATAACTGGTTGGGCGATCCAAATGTGGCGCTGAAAAGTATTATGCTGATGAATATTTGGTCAACTGCTCCATTTTTTGCCATCATTTATTTAGCGGCTTTACAAGATATTCCCAAATACTTGTACGAAGCGGCATCAATAGATGGAGTTGAGCATTGGGAACAGTTTCTTTATATTACCTTACCTGCCCTCAAACCCGTGACATTTTTTGCTTTGGTAATGGGTGTCATTGGCACATTTCAACTCTTCGATCAAGCCTACATTTTTTCTGGTGGTTCGGGAGGACCAAATAATTCTACTTTAACTATAGTCATGTTAATTTATCAGTATGCTTTCAAAAGTTTGGATATTGGATATGCTTCTGCGTTGGCTTTGATTTTAGCTTTGGTAATTGCGATCGCTACTCTTTTACAAAGATTGTTCATTCAAGAAGAGAAGTTTAACTAA